A section of the Rummeliibacillus pycnus genome encodes:
- a CDS encoding M15 family metallopeptidase, whose protein sequence is MSKKRYYRFPIALASILAISGSLLVGCDDQKTENQPSKSEQKAVTHDTTSIKKTTTNKEQKVDAGGYIEGQKLPKKPKYIKGILVASKQYPLPADFAPGENKDARNAFEELNAAAQLDGYKFNAFSTYRSYDRQVGLYDAYVKRDGKKAADTYSARPGYSEHQTGLAFDIGAVGDEADFADNKFGATKAGQWLAKNAHKYGFIMRYPEGKEDVTGYMHESWHFRYVGKKIATEIYNKNETLEEYLGITD, encoded by the coding sequence GTGAGTAAAAAAAGATATTATAGATTTCCAATTGCTCTCGCATCAATTCTGGCTATTTCAGGTAGTCTATTAGTAGGTTGTGATGATCAAAAGACAGAAAACCAACCGTCTAAAAGCGAGCAAAAAGCAGTAACACATGATACAACCAGTATTAAGAAAACAACTACCAACAAAGAGCAGAAGGTAGATGCAGGTGGCTATATAGAGGGACAAAAGCTACCAAAGAAGCCGAAATATATTAAAGGTATCTTAGTGGCAAGTAAACAATATCCATTACCAGCTGATTTTGCACCAGGAGAAAATAAAGATGCTCGAAATGCTTTCGAAGAGTTAAATGCTGCAGCTCAACTAGATGGCTATAAATTTAATGCATTTAGTACATACCGCTCATATGATAGACAAGTAGGGTTATATGATGCTTATGTAAAACGAGATGGTAAAAAGGCTGCCGATACCTATAGTGCACGTCCAGGTTACTCTGAACATCAAACAGGACTAGCTTTTGATATAGGCGCAGTTGGGGATGAAGCGGATTTTGCTGATAATAAATTTGGTGCTACAAAGGCAGGTCAATGGCTTGCAAAAAACGCCCATAAATACGGTTTTATCATGCGTTATCCAGAGGGAAAAGAAGATGTTACAGGTTATATGCATGAATCATGGCATTTCCGTTATGTAGGTAAAAAAATCGCTACAGAAATTTATAATAAAAATGAAACATTAGAAGAGTATTTAGGGATTACTGATTAA
- the cls gene encoding cardiolipin synthase: protein MDTATLFSIIVSTSLILNIFLAAIIIFLERKEPSSTWAWILVLFFLPVVGFILYLLLGRQLRKRHLFRWEGRKKIGIDKLIDYQMEAIREGSFEYRLDDAAHYEDLIYMNLTTNHAVLTQDNKVKIYSDGKIKFKKLIKDIEAAKHHIHIQYYIFKLDHLGTRILQSLIKKAKQGVQVRLLYDEMGSRGVHKKQFKELIKAGGEVEVFFPSILPLINPRMNYRNHRKLVIIDGRIGYIGGFNVGDEYLGLKKKFGYWRDTHLRIEGSSVHPLQTRFLLDWNQASNTKDIQYSDHYFPTIARKGEVGIQIVSSGPDSEWEQIKNGYLKLIGMAKKYIYIQTPYFIPDDSFMDAVRIACLSGIDVRIMIPNKPDHMFVYWATYSYVGKLIKAGAKIYIYENGFLHTKMIVIDDEASTVGTANIDYRSFKLNFEVNAFIYHRETSHQLAELFEEDMLLSTELTPELYANRSRIIKMKESISRLLAPIL, encoded by the coding sequence ATGGATACGGCTACTTTATTTTCTATAATTGTTTCTACTAGTTTGATTCTAAACATTTTCCTTGCTGCCATTATTATTTTCTTAGAAAGAAAAGAGCCTAGTTCCACTTGGGCTTGGATTCTAGTATTGTTCTTTTTACCAGTTGTAGGATTTATATTGTACTTACTATTAGGGCGTCAACTTCGTAAAAGGCATCTCTTCCGTTGGGAAGGTCGAAAGAAAATAGGGATTGATAAGCTAATTGATTATCAAATGGAAGCTATCCGTGAAGGGTCTTTTGAATATCGATTAGATGATGCAGCCCATTACGAAGATTTAATCTATATGAATTTAACAACAAATCACGCAGTCTTAACACAAGATAACAAAGTCAAGATTTATAGTGATGGTAAAATTAAATTCAAAAAATTAATTAAAGATATCGAAGCTGCAAAACACCATATTCATATTCAGTACTACATCTTTAAACTGGATCATTTAGGTACTCGAATTTTGCAATCCTTAATAAAAAAAGCAAAACAAGGTGTTCAGGTTCGTCTTTTATATGATGAAATGGGATCAAGAGGTGTACATAAAAAACAATTTAAAGAACTAATAAAAGCTGGAGGAGAAGTAGAAGTCTTCTTTCCTTCCATACTTCCTCTTATTAACCCTCGTATGAACTATCGAAATCACCGCAAGCTTGTCATAATTGATGGACGTATCGGTTATATCGGTGGGTTTAATGTAGGTGATGAGTATCTAGGCTTAAAGAAAAAATTCGGTTACTGGCGAGATACACATTTACGAATCGAAGGTAGCTCTGTACACCCATTGCAAACACGTTTTCTTTTAGATTGGAACCAAGCTTCAAATACAAAAGATATCCAGTATTCAGATCATTACTTTCCTACTATTGCTCGTAAAGGCGAAGTCGGTATACAAATTGTATCAAGTGGACCTGATTCTGAATGGGAACAAATTAAAAATGGTTATCTAAAATTAATTGGTATGGCAAAGAAATATATCTACATTCAGACACCATATTTTATTCCAGACGATAGTTTTATGGATGCTGTTCGTATAGCTTGCTTATCAGGAATTGATGTCCGAATTATGATTCCTAATAAACCAGATCATATGTTTGTTTATTGGGCAACATATTCTTATGTTGGTAAGCTAATTAAGGCAGGAGCTAAAATTTATATTTATGAAAATGGTTTCTTGCATACGAAGATGATTGTGATCGATGACGAAGCATCTACTGTTGGAACAGCAAATATTGATTACCGTAGTTTTAAACTCAATTTTGAAGTGAATGCATTTATATACCACCGTGAGACTTCTCATCAACTCGCAGAATTATTCGAAGAGGATATGTTATTATCAACTGAACTTACACCAGAATTATATGCAAATCGTTCACGCATTATTAAGATGAAAGAATCCATCTCCCGTTTACTTGCACCGATTCTATAA
- a CDS encoding L-cystine transporter, with the protein MHKKHVSFSKRVFTGLGLGIVFGLILHFTYGPTSEIVMKSVDWFSIAGSGYVKLLQMVAMPLVFISIVSAFTKVVMGKNFRKIAMLILLMLVGTTAIAASVGIASALGFHLDATQLVQGDAEHARAAEIVQKTKDMGEKTLPQQILDLLPSNPFLDLTGARSSSTIAVVIFAAFLGFAYLAVRRKDEKTAEFIKTGIDAIYALVMQVVKIVLRLTPFGILAIMTSTVATSDFGAIYNLGKFVIASYVALAVMFIVHMIIIALTGMNPITYIKKASPTLLFAFTSRSSAGTLPLNIQTQTKRLGVSEGIANFAGSFGISIGQNGCAGVYPAMLAIMIAPSVGINPFDPGFIATLILVVAISSFGVAGVGGGATFAAIIVLSTMNLPVALAGVLISVEPLIDMGRTALNVSDAMVAGVTTARMTGELDREVYNSKETQDLAEV; encoded by the coding sequence ATGCATAAAAAACATGTTTCATTTTCGAAACGTGTATTTACAGGTTTAGGTCTTGGTATAGTATTCGGCTTAATATTACATTTTACATACGGACCAACTTCAGAAATTGTTATGAAATCTGTTGACTGGTTTAGTATTGCTGGCTCAGGTTACGTAAAACTTTTACAAATGGTAGCAATGCCGTTGGTGTTTATTTCAATTGTTTCAGCATTTACGAAAGTGGTAATGGGTAAAAACTTCCGTAAAATAGCAATGCTTATTTTGTTGATGCTTGTTGGAACTACAGCAATTGCCGCATCAGTTGGAATTGCTTCAGCATTAGGCTTCCATTTAGATGCTACTCAATTGGTACAAGGTGATGCAGAGCATGCGCGTGCAGCTGAAATTGTACAAAAAACAAAAGATATGGGTGAAAAAACATTACCACAACAAATTTTAGATTTATTACCTTCAAATCCATTTCTTGATTTAACTGGTGCGCGTTCATCATCTACAATCGCCGTTGTTATTTTCGCAGCGTTTTTGGGCTTTGCATATTTAGCAGTCAGACGGAAAGATGAAAAAACTGCTGAATTCATTAAAACTGGTATTGATGCAATTTATGCACTTGTGATGCAAGTTGTTAAAATTGTCTTACGTTTGACTCCATTTGGTATTTTGGCAATAATGACGTCAACAGTTGCAACATCAGATTTTGGCGCAATTTACAATTTGGGTAAATTTGTTATTGCTTCATATGTGGCACTAGCTGTAATGTTCATCGTTCATATGATTATTATTGCTTTAACAGGTATGAATCCAATCACGTATATTAAAAAGGCTTCTCCGACATTATTATTTGCATTTACTTCTCGTTCTAGTGCAGGTACTTTACCGCTTAATATTCAAACTCAAACAAAACGCTTAGGTGTTTCAGAAGGTATTGCAAACTTCGCTGGTTCATTTGGGATTTCAATTGGTCAAAATGGTTGTGCGGGAGTATATCCTGCAATGTTAGCTATAATGATTGCACCAAGTGTTGGTATTAATCCATTTGATCCGGGATTTATCGCAACACTAATCCTTGTTGTAGCGATCAGTTCATTTGGCGTTGCAGGAGTTGGCGGTGGTGCAACTTTTGCAGCCATTATCGTGCTGTCTACTATGAATTTACCAGTAGCTTTAGCTGGTGTATTGATTTCTGTTGAACCACTTATTGATATGGGACGTACAGCACTCAATGTCAGTGATGCTATGGTTGCAGGTGTTACAACAGCTCGTATGACAGGAGAATTAGACAGAGAGGTTTATAACTCTAAAGAAACACAAGATTTAGCCGAAGTATAA
- a CDS encoding helix-turn-helix domain-containing protein, translating into MDTLGNRIRTLRKQRKMTLATLAGDHITKGMLSLIENDKANPSMETLQYIAEQLQVDVSSLLEEVNIVELRKTLEKVEEIYNANTRFEDGPRLEIVNLIKPYIEELPVCYESGKLLYYYTDVLSDLKMDNWEQSLERGLAMFKEMNMMNEWMKMEILRFSIYFYEHNYEQALNVGLATEEEAKNKHYMIDPITVLDLLYYIAVTYLGINERKKGMDYLQKGLQLSKKNRLFYKIDDIYRVACYQAIMDGDDQARTYYFNKLDQYATFAEDKLSYSYMFLIQIHYYNSFARDYEKASNLLEQYAKLKIEDFTNTYFYLVEKGKNLYYLSHIDEALQELEKFKEMPPYLHHPYDLSMLAEVYSYKALCYEQKGYLSKALEEAKRGVDFIEPFIDTPYKKFINQTYELLCNKADQLT; encoded by the coding sequence ATGGATACGCTTGGCAACAGAATTCGTACATTACGTAAACAAAGAAAAATGACCTTGGCAACACTTGCAGGTGATCATATTACAAAAGGAATGTTAAGTCTTATTGAAAATGATAAAGCAAATCCTTCTATGGAAACCTTACAATATATAGCCGAACAACTACAGGTTGACGTCAGTTCTTTATTAGAAGAAGTAAATATTGTGGAATTGCGTAAAACTTTAGAGAAAGTTGAGGAAATTTATAACGCCAATACACGCTTTGAAGATGGTCCTCGTCTGGAAATTGTAAATTTAATAAAACCGTATATAGAAGAATTGCCTGTATGTTACGAATCTGGCAAATTACTATATTACTATACAGATGTTCTGTCTGATTTAAAAATGGATAACTGGGAACAAAGCTTAGAGCGAGGACTAGCGATGTTCAAAGAGATGAACATGATGAATGAATGGATGAAAATGGAGATTCTCCGATTTTCGATTTATTTTTATGAGCATAATTATGAGCAAGCTTTAAATGTTGGATTAGCTACTGAAGAGGAAGCAAAAAACAAACACTATATGATTGATCCAATCACCGTATTAGATTTACTCTACTATATTGCTGTAACTTATTTAGGAATAAATGAACGTAAAAAAGGAATGGACTATTTACAAAAGGGCTTACAATTATCAAAGAAAAACAGACTATTTTATAAAATAGATGATATTTATCGTGTTGCCTGTTACCAAGCAATTATGGATGGTGATGATCAAGCTCGAACATATTATTTCAATAAATTAGATCAGTATGCTACTTTTGCCGAGGACAAACTATCCTATTCTTATATGTTCCTGATACAAATTCATTACTACAACTCTTTTGCACGTGATTACGAAAAGGCTTCTAATTTACTGGAGCAATATGCTAAACTCAAAATTGAAGATTTTACAAATACCTATTTTTACCTTGTTGAAAAGGGAAAGAATTTATATTATTTATCTCATATTGATGAGGCACTACAAGAATTAGAAAAATTTAAAGAAATGCCACCCTATTTGCATCATCCTTATGATTTATCAATGCTCGCAGAAGTGTATTCATATAAAGCACTTTGCTATGAGCAAAAGGGATATCTCTCTAAAGCACTGGAGGAAGCCAAAAGAGGGGTTGATTTTATCGAACCTTTTATAGATACCCCATACAAGAAATTTATAAACCAAACATACGAATTACTTTGTAATAAAGCAGATCAATTAACATAA
- a CDS encoding MFS transporter — protein sequence MEEVLRLKKATYHLWIFTISKIISILGANVLAFGISLYILKMTGSATSFAVNMVCSILPRVILSSIAGSIADRYSKKTIILTSQAVTVLLMGGLLIYGYLFGITVTSIYVVTALYAIMSTFNSVTFSSSIACLVNEERIQKAMSFNQMSMSIAAIGGPAIGGMMYGFVSIEVFLMVHMMAYMIAFILEATMNFKLYSKADTGASKDIGIVQSLKEGFQYTKNNKAVSTILWVALWINLFFSAVSVGGTFILVEVLKIKSQHVGVIESAGAVGMLVASIFLSTRKQSKYPLLQSKRFILLMAITLGMTTIPLWTVFTYNVNFIFFIMIFFCFSAFGTFVNTPIGVMIQTEVEEVYRGRIFGILEAVAMAMTPFGTMIFGLLFDRVEPQWVLLGSCIVLLVITSYMMRSSVVTQIYPELKGTVHLKEKEIIQ from the coding sequence ATGGAAGAGGTATTAAGGTTAAAAAAGGCAACTTATCACTTATGGATATTTACAATAAGCAAGATTATCTCGATATTAGGTGCCAATGTGTTAGCATTTGGCATTAGTCTGTACATTTTGAAAATGACTGGTTCTGCGACGAGTTTTGCGGTTAATATGGTATGTTCGATTTTGCCACGTGTTATTTTATCTTCAATAGCAGGCTCAATAGCTGATCGATATTCAAAAAAGACAATTATCTTAACATCACAAGCGGTAACTGTATTGTTAATGGGCGGTTTGTTAATATACGGCTATTTATTTGGAATTACTGTTACATCCATTTATGTTGTAACAGCTCTATATGCAATTATGTCTACATTTAACAGTGTGACATTTTCATCTTCCATTGCTTGTCTAGTAAATGAGGAACGAATTCAAAAGGCTATGTCATTTAACCAAATGTCCATGTCGATTGCAGCAATAGGGGGACCGGCAATTGGTGGTATGATGTATGGTTTTGTATCCATTGAGGTCTTTTTAATGGTTCATATGATGGCGTACATGATCGCGTTCATATTGGAGGCAACGATGAATTTTAAGCTATACAGTAAAGCGGATACTGGAGCTTCTAAAGATATAGGAATAGTACAAAGTTTAAAAGAGGGCTTTCAATATACTAAAAATAATAAAGCAGTTTCTACTATACTTTGGGTAGCTTTATGGATTAATTTATTTTTCTCAGCAGTAAGTGTTGGAGGTACGTTTATCTTAGTTGAAGTGTTGAAGATAAAATCACAGCATGTTGGAGTGATTGAATCAGCTGGTGCAGTAGGTATGTTAGTTGCATCCATCTTCCTTTCTACAAGAAAACAGTCAAAATATCCATTGCTACAATCTAAACGATTTATCTTATTAATGGCTATAACATTAGGTATGACAACGATACCTTTGTGGACTGTATTTACGTATAATGTGAATTTTATTTTTTTTATCATGATATTCTTTTGTTTTTCAGCATTTGGGACATTTGTAAATACGCCGATTGGGGTCATGATCCAAACAGAAGTAGAAGAAGTATACCGAGGAAGAATATTTGGAATTTTAGAGGCTGTAGCAATGGCAATGACACCTTTTGGAACAATGATTTTTGGTCTATTATTTGATCGTGTAGAGCCCCAATGGGTTTTACTAGGATCATGTATTGTCTTATTAGTAATTACATCATATATGATGCGTTCATCTGTAGTAACACAAATTTATCCAGAATTAAAGGGTACTGTTCACTTAAAAGAAAAAGAGATTATCCAATAA
- a CDS encoding MFS transporter — translation MKKSIILLMSVQFFVYLGFGLIIPILPEVVVEQGFAKMHVGGLLTIYSLASFFTAPFWGILSDKMGRKKLILIGLLGFCASFLLIALFIKSLTILYISRIIGGLFSGALYTAVTGFIGDMSTDENRNKYMGFMGMSIGLGFIFGPALGGLLGKISLSMPFTVSSILIFLLFIYASIVLKEPERHAETSKRSIVPKGASTLFKYRVRYLFLFSFMVTFLLAGVESTLQLFQMEKINITAAQLGSLFLFSGFVDFMIQGGLVRHIKDGTEVKWLMGAQIVTAIGLFMFPFTKSLWFAGFALCVFTAGNALARTLNTSLSSKEAGGKYGTAAGLSYSMDNMGRILGPLFFTWILTKEANTVYEISGTLALLSILILFIFKLSKKSLRIQKEA, via the coding sequence ATGAAAAAGTCCATCATCTTGTTGATGTCAGTACAATTTTTTGTGTACTTAGGATTTGGCTTAATCATCCCCATTTTACCTGAGGTAGTTGTTGAACAAGGATTTGCTAAAATGCATGTTGGCGGTCTATTAACAATTTACTCTCTAGCAAGTTTCTTTACAGCTCCTTTCTGGGGAATATTAAGTGATAAAATGGGTCGCAAAAAATTAATCTTAATAGGATTGCTCGGATTCTGTGCAAGCTTCTTATTGATTGCATTGTTTATAAAATCATTAACAATACTTTATATTTCCCGAATTATCGGAGGATTATTCTCAGGCGCTTTATATACTGCAGTTACTGGATTTATTGGTGATATGTCTACAGATGAAAATCGTAATAAGTATATGGGCTTTATGGGAATGTCGATTGGCCTCGGATTTATCTTCGGACCTGCATTAGGCGGTCTATTAGGAAAAATCAGTTTAAGCATGCCATTTACGGTTTCGAGTATATTAATTTTCTTATTATTTATCTACGCAAGTATTGTTTTAAAAGAACCAGAACGTCATGCAGAAACATCAAAACGTTCAATTGTACCAAAAGGAGCTTCTACTTTATTTAAGTACCGTGTACGTTACTTATTCTTATTCTCCTTCATGGTAACATTTTTACTTGCGGGTGTAGAATCTACACTGCAATTATTCCAAATGGAAAAAATTAATATTACAGCTGCTCAATTAGGTTCTCTTTTCCTATTTAGTGGATTTGTAGATTTCATGATTCAAGGTGGACTTGTCCGACATATTAAAGATGGGACAGAAGTCAAATGGTTAATGGGTGCTCAAATCGTAACTGCAATAGGTTTATTTATGTTTCCATTCACCAAAAGCCTATGGTTTGCAGGATTTGCTCTATGTGTATTCACAGCGGGAAATGCTTTAGCACGTACCTTAAATACTTCCCTATCTTCAAAAGAAGCTGGTGGGAAATATGGGACTGCTGCCGGTCTTTCATATTCTATGGATAATATGGGACGTATCCTTGGACCACTATTCTTCACATGGATTTTAACAAAAGAAGCAAATACAGTTTATGAAATATCGGGTACATTAGCTTTACTAAGCATCCTTATTCTGTTCATATTCAAATTAAGTAAAAAATCATTACGCATTCAAAAGGAAGCATAA
- a CDS encoding heavy metal translocating P-type ATPase has protein sequence MATIGSQSKEVTLDIQGMTCAACSARIERGLNKLEGVEHATVNLALETGHVSYDNSQLNEEVLISKIQKLGYDAVVHQENNEKDHREIEIERKTRVLIISAIFSLPLLWTMFAHFSFTKGVYVPDFLMNPYVQWALATIVQFGIGWQFYKGAYYALRNKSANMDVLVALGTSAAYFYSVYIVLKNREHIGMHQLNLYFETSAILITLILLGKLFEARAKGHSSDAIKKLLKLQPKTAIVERNGKPLEVPIREVQLEDILVIKPGTSIPVDAVVVSGNSAVNESMLTGESLPVDKSIGDTVYAATLNENGTLRVQAKKIGQDTVLSNIIHVVEEAQGSKAPIQRLADQISAIFVPIVVTLAVITFIASYFFFTDGNFTQSLERMIAVLVIACPCALGLATPTSIMAGSGRAAESGVLFKTAEALEHTNTIDTIVFDKTGTITKGKPTVINFLVHNQYDKNEVVPLIAAAESNSEHPVATAITAYGKDFGEQPTIQSFKAIPGQGIEAVAESKKIIIGTRKLFARYDIPINCESNFESEGKTVMYAAIDFKHVATIAVADEVKETSKEAIQKLQNMGIETIMLTGDQAATASSIAKQVGINHVIAGVLPTEKAAEIEKLQREKRHVAMVGDGLNDAPALAKADIGIAMGTGTDVAIEAADITVMKGDLLKVVDTIKMSRLTVRNIKQNLFWALAYNSIGIPIAASGLLAPWLAGAAMAFSSVSVVLNALRLQRIQL, from the coding sequence ATGGCAACTATCGGCTCTCAGAGTAAAGAAGTGACACTTGATATTCAAGGAATGACTTGTGCTGCATGTTCTGCTCGAATTGAGCGCGGACTTAACAAACTAGAAGGAGTAGAACACGCAACTGTAAACCTAGCACTAGAAACTGGCCATGTATCTTATGACAATTCACAGTTGAACGAAGAAGTGCTCATCTCAAAAATTCAAAAGCTTGGTTATGATGCGGTAGTTCATCAAGAAAATAACGAAAAAGATCATCGTGAAATAGAGATTGAACGGAAAACTCGTGTATTGATCATATCAGCCATATTTTCTTTACCATTGCTATGGACAATGTTTGCACACTTCTCATTTACAAAAGGTGTATATGTACCTGATTTTCTGATGAATCCCTATGTACAATGGGCTCTTGCTACAATAGTACAATTCGGTATTGGCTGGCAATTTTATAAGGGTGCCTATTATGCGCTTCGCAATAAGAGTGCCAATATGGATGTACTTGTTGCATTAGGAACATCCGCTGCCTATTTTTACAGTGTGTACATTGTACTGAAGAACCGTGAGCATATTGGTATGCATCAGCTAAATTTGTATTTCGAAACAAGTGCAATCTTAATTACATTAATTTTACTTGGTAAATTATTTGAAGCACGCGCCAAAGGACATTCATCCGATGCTATTAAAAAATTACTGAAATTACAACCTAAGACTGCTATTGTTGAGCGAAATGGAAAACCATTGGAAGTACCGATTCGTGAAGTACAATTAGAAGACATTTTAGTGATTAAACCAGGTACATCTATTCCAGTAGATGCAGTGGTTGTTTCAGGAAATTCTGCTGTTAATGAATCCATGTTAACTGGAGAAAGCTTGCCTGTAGATAAATCCATTGGTGACACTGTCTATGCAGCTACATTAAATGAAAATGGAACATTACGAGTTCAAGCAAAAAAAATTGGACAAGATACAGTGCTATCCAACATTATTCATGTTGTTGAAGAGGCACAGGGTTCTAAAGCACCTATTCAACGATTAGCTGATCAAATTTCAGCTATTTTTGTCCCTATTGTTGTTACTTTAGCCGTGATTACATTTATCGCTAGCTATTTCTTTTTCACCGATGGCAACTTTACACAATCGCTTGAACGTATGATTGCTGTTCTAGTAATTGCCTGTCCATGTGCACTTGGACTTGCAACGCCAACATCCATTATGGCAGGTTCAGGTCGTGCGGCTGAAAGTGGTGTTCTCTTCAAAACAGCTGAGGCACTTGAACATACTAATACAATTGATACAATCGTATTTGATAAAACGGGTACAATTACTAAAGGTAAACCTACTGTAATAAACTTTTTAGTGCACAATCAATATGATAAGAATGAAGTCGTTCCACTTATTGCAGCTGCAGAAAGCAACTCAGAACATCCAGTTGCAACAGCTATAACAGCATACGGTAAAGACTTTGGAGAACAACCTACTATTCAGTCATTTAAAGCAATTCCTGGACAAGGAATAGAAGCAGTAGCTGAAAGCAAAAAAATTATTATCGGAACAAGAAAATTATTTGCTCGTTACGATATTCCAATTAATTGTGAAAGTAATTTTGAAAGTGAAGGTAAAACAGTTATGTATGCAGCAATTGATTTTAAACATGTTGCAACAATTGCTGTAGCTGATGAAGTAAAAGAAACTTCAAAAGAGGCTATTCAAAAGCTACAAAATATGGGTATCGAAACAATTATGTTGACGGGCGATCAAGCAGCAACAGCTTCTTCAATTGCAAAACAGGTGGGGATTAACCATGTGATTGCGGGAGTTTTACCTACTGAAAAAGCAGCTGAAATCGAAAAACTGCAACGAGAAAAACGTCATGTCGCGATGGTAGGCGACGGTCTTAATGATGCCCCCGCACTTGCAAAGGCAGATATCGGTATTGCAATGGGAACAGGTACAGATGTGGCTATTGAAGCTGCAGATATTACCGTTATGAAAGGTGACCTCTTAAAAGTTGTTGATACGATTAAAATGAGCCGATTAACTGTTCGCAATATTAAACAAAATTTATTCTGGGCTCTTGCCTACAATTCTATAGGTATCCCTATCGCTGCATCCGGCTTACTTGCTCCTTGGCTTGCAGGTGCAGCAATGGCATTCAGCTCTGTATCAGTTGTATTAAATGCACTACGTTTACAAAGAATTCAACTATAA
- the copZ gene encoding copper chaperone CopZ, producing the protein MSEKVQLKVEGMSCGHCVKAVENGVGELNGVTAVNVNLEKGLVEVTFDNSKVTTSNIKEAIEEEGYTIK; encoded by the coding sequence ATGTCTGAAAAAGTTCAATTAAAAGTAGAAGGTATGTCTTGTGGGCATTGTGTTAAAGCTGTAGAGAATGGTGTTGGTGAATTAAACGGTGTTACAGCTGTTAATGTAAACTTAGAAAAAGGTTTAGTAGAAGTAACTTTTGACAATTCAAAAGTAACCACTAGCAATATAAAAGAAGCTATTGAAGAAGAAGGATACACTATAAAATAA
- a CDS encoding metal-sensing transcriptional repressor — MAEECNNPSCRKSHHPEQIKKDLTTRLNRIEGQIRGIKGMVEKDIYCDDIITQLSATQSALNSVAKVLLNGHLKGCVKDRLAEGDDSVLDELVTTIQKLMRK, encoded by the coding sequence ATGGCTGAAGAATGTAATAATCCTTCTTGTCGCAAAAGTCATCACCCTGAACAGATCAAAAAAGATTTGACTACTCGCTTAAATCGTATTGAAGGCCAGATTCGTGGTATCAAAGGTATGGTCGAAAAAGATATATATTGCGACGATATTATTACGCAATTATCTGCTACACAATCTGCATTAAACAGCGTAGCAAAAGTTTTACTGAACGGTCATTTAAAAGGCTGTGTAAAAGATCGATTAGCCGAAGGTGATGATTCGGTTTTAGATGAGTTGGTTACAACTATACAAAAACTAATGAGAAAATAA
- a CDS encoding Lmo0850 family protein, whose protein sequence is MSRDVDVTKIIANLSKLGVKATTTKSRLELLKALAPPKSAPQTQN, encoded by the coding sequence ATGTCAAGAGATGTAGATGTAACAAAAATTATTGCAAATTTATCTAAACTTGGCGTTAAGGCAACGACTACTAAGTCTCGCTTAGAATTACTAAAAGCATTAGCACCACCAAAATCAGCTCCACAAACTCAAAACTAA